The Solea senegalensis isolate Sse05_10M linkage group LG18, IFAPA_SoseM_1, whole genome shotgun sequence DNA segment TAAACCCAGTGATAATTCCAGTAGTTAATCATCACAGCTGGACCAAAAGCTCTGGCCGGGTTCAGACAAGCTCCAGAAACATCGGCCCTGCACCAacatgatttattcatgttaataaaaaacaaatagaaactATCACAgaattcattattaatttattattatatcagaTCATTTTTCAGAGAGAATTTCAGAGAAGCTGCATTCTCTTTAATTTTGTGTAAactcaataaacacatttttttcttcttcttttatctcACCCTGCCAGGACGCTGATGATGACAGAGCAGCCCACTAGAAAAGGCCCGTGTGGGGTTTTAGTTTTTCCATTCACGGCCACTAGAAGGAGCACCATGGTGACCAAGCAGGTCATGGCCACTTCCCCAAAGATGGCTTTGTACAGCTGCTTCTCTGACGTGAGGATGTCAAACGCTGCTCCTGTAGCATTGTTGTAGCGCTCTGCTGGCGTCATCaactgcaaaataataatacactgtATAAAGCAAAAAAGTTACGTTCTGAACCCTAAGAACAAAAAATGTACATGAAACACGTTAATAAaactatgttgtttttttttactattcaaCATCTTTTTTGTTTGGCATATGTGTAATTGTCCTGGTAATCCAGGTGGTAAGGTTGTCCATACTGAAATAATTGAGTTTTTATAAGTGATGATTTATGAGTGATGTTGACTCAAAACTGAGGGGGTGAGAGGGAGTAAGTAATGCAGTAATGctacacaaaaataataatgtaaaaatcaaTGTCATTGTTAATGGCTTGCATATTCTAGGCTGAAATCACATCATCATGTAGTGTATGGACAATATTGGACATTTTGTGGGGGGgttctgttttaaaataaagagcCCAAATCCTTCAGGGCTACAGGGCTGGTACACTCTCTCATATTTGTTGACAGGGCGAGGACTGGACTCTGTCCACGTCCTGTCCTTCTCCATGAGAGTGTTGCCTGTGTCGTCCATTCCCAGTTTCTCGACTGAGATGTCTGTTCTTGTCTTAGCTGATCCTGCTGGCCTctgcttctgtctgtgtctgtgtgtgtctgtgtgtgtgtgtgtgtgtgtgtagttataTATTGTCAACACCAGtaactgacactgacactctGACCTGTAAATGACTGTCATTTCATCGCTGCTCATAAAAGGGTCTGAAGTTCCATGAAATGATGTCAAAGAACTTCAGTTCAAAGCTGTGATTACTAGTACTATATGaagactactactactactactactactactactgtgcAAGAACTACGAcgactgctgccgctgctgccatTACTACTATATGACTATAAATGACTACTACTACTTGTACTGCTAGTACTATATGAagactacaactactactaccactGTGCAAGTACtaatactactgctgctgctcctac contains these protein-coding regions:
- the aqp8a.2 gene encoding aquaporin-8a.2 yields the protein MTVIYRTDISVEKLGMDDTGNTLMEKDRTWTESSPRPVNKYERVYQPCSPEGFGVQNLMTPAERYNNATGAAFDILTSEKQLYKAIFGEVAMTCLVTMVLLLVAVNGKTKTPHGPFLVGCSVIISVLAGADVSGACLNPARAFGPAVMINYWNYHWVYWAGPLGGGLVATALVRLILGDKKIRVIMKS